Proteins encoded in a region of the Melospiza georgiana isolate bMelGeo1 chromosome 2, bMelGeo1.pri, whole genome shotgun sequence genome:
- the RWDD2B gene encoding RWD domain-containing protein 2B isoform X2 yields MANQEAAEIQISELDLLSSMFPYEEEFAVTDQLALAELKYYVENESAEVPSSKVQFLLNIKTEVPNASTVEFSISCALPFKYPSVLPEITVRSSLLSRSQQILLNSDLKTYLMQNFSGEPCILSAREWVKDHAAAYIDKDLSSFSMAASDATKSEVTTFTRLWIYSHHIYNKQKRKNIIDWAKELSLSGFCMPGKPGVVCVEGLQSSCEEFWSRIRRLTWKRILIRHREDVSLEGGGHAEIQKQRKFPALEEKCFDAHGARGNHMDLGQLYNFLEEKGCADIFQMYFGVEGHSRG; encoded by the exons GACCAACTGGCTCTAGCTGAACTGAAATACTATGTTGAAAATGAGTCTGCAGAGGTGCCATCTTCAAAAGTTCAGTTTTTACTGAACATAAAGACAGAGGTGCCTAATGCCTCTACG GTGGAATTCTCTATATCCTGTGCTTTACCATTTAAATATCCAAGTGTTCTCCCAGAAATTACCGTGAG gtCATCATTATTAAGCCGCTCTCAGCAGATTCTTCTGAACTCTGATCTGAAAACATACTTGATGCAAAACTTCAGTGGCGAGCCCTGCATACTGAGTGCAAGGGAATGGGTTAAAGATCATGCAGCTGCTTACATTGACAAAGATCTTTCATCCTTCTCAATGGCAGCCTCAGATGCCACGAAGTCAGAAGTCACCACATTCACTCGATTGTGGATCTACAGTCATCACATTTACAAcaagcaaaaaagaaagaatattatTGACTGGGCCAAGGAGCTCTCTCTGTCAGGGTTTTGCATGCCAGGAAAGCCAGGTGTTGTTTGTGTAGAAGGTTTACAAAGTAGTTGTGAAGAGTTCTGGTCAAG GATAAGAAGATTAACATGGAAGAGAATCCTTATTCGGCACCGCGAAGATGTTTCTTTGGAAGGTGGAGGACATGCTGAGATCCAGAAGCAACGAAAGTTCCCCgctttggaagaaaaatgttttgatgCACATGGTGCCCGGGGAAATCATATGGACTTGGGGCAACTATATaattttttagaagaaaaaggaTGTGCTGACATATTTCAAATGTACTTTGGGGTTGAAGGGCATTCAAGGGGTTGA